One window of Doryrhamphus excisus isolate RoL2022-K1 chromosome 13, RoL_Dexc_1.0, whole genome shotgun sequence genomic DNA carries:
- the srrm1 gene encoding serine/arginine repetitive matrix protein 1 isoform X2: MDAGFFRGTSAEQDNRFSNKHKKLLKQLKFAECLDKKVDMTKVNLEVIKPWITQRVTEILGFEDDVVIEFIFNQLEDKHPDSKMMQINLTGFLNGKNAREFMKDLWPLLLSAQENIAGIPTPFLEQKKEEIKQRQIEQEKLASLKKLEDDKKDSRERAQSKSPRRRKTRSPSPRRRSPSPRRRSPVRRERKRSPSRSPRRKASPAGGNSPPPPLMQLPTKPVEKSMEPDTSGRSMPEPVIQEASSTSETVMEVVKADSVTEDKESSHEINKKEERSRDREKDSRKERPHRRSRSHSHYRKRRSRSRSYSPRRRQSPRRRLSPRRRSPPRRGPTSSRNRHRRSPVRRRRSRSASSYGSSSSRSHSPKKLMKRISNSPLRKPPHIIDASISPPRKDRRSPSPRARRGRGSASPPRSSGFKRKAGARGDSPSDNIKTRHSGSESDEDKLEKGTAADSVQQRRQYRRQNRESSSDSGSSSSEDEISKRPKAGPGARNGDVRKRRSHTPSMRRRPRDASPRKRRSPSPGARRRRSPTPPRRRRSPSPRRRSPSPPPRRRSPSNRRYSPPIQRRYSSSPVPTQKRKLSSSPTRRASPGGKRRTSRSPKRRGSPAQRRRTPPSSSSPPRQRRSPMAASGRPSRDARSPPAAASSHRSTSPASRSRAIRGSNSPVRRFETSNQRRHSPSHNEKPIRRVSRTPEPRNNQRPSPSAQPLRRVSSRSRSLSPQPAAVKRPALASASPSPSRSASVSPPPAKKASSGSGSRSPSKNSDVDGSAKKKKKKKEKKHKKDKKHKKHKKHKKEKSGNAGTGDSQQNQGGDEDGIRE; this comes from the exons GGCACTAGCGCGGAGCAAGACAACCGGTTTAGCAACAAGCACAAGAAGCTACTGAAGCAGCTGAAATTTGCAGAATGTCTCGAcaaaaag GTGGATATGACCAAAGTGAACCTGGAAGTCATAAAGCCCTGGATTACCCAACGAGTGACGGAGATTTTGGGGTTCGAGGATGATGTCGTCATAGAGTTCATATTTAACCAGCTTGAAGATAAG CACCCGGATAGCAAGATGATGCAGATTAACTTGACGGGTTTCCTGAATGGGAAAAATGCCAGAGAGTTTATGAAAGACCTCTGGCCCCTGTTGCTGAGTGCCCAGGAGAACATTGCTGGCATCCCAACTCCATTTTTGGAACAGAAGAAAGAGGAAATCAAACAGCGACAG ATTGAACAGGAGAAGCTTGCATCTTTGAAGAAACTGGAGGACGACAAAAAGGATTCACGAGAGAGGGCTCAGTCAAAGAGCCCAAGAAG ACGGAAGACGAGATCACCATCGCCACGACGAAGGTCACCATCTCCGCGGCGCAGGTCACCAGTGAGGCGGGAAAGGAAGCGTAGTCCTTCACGGTCCCCAAGGCGCAAAGCTAGTCCAGCTGGTGGAAACTCACCTCCTCCACCCTTGATGCAGCTGCCCACAAAACCTGTAGAGAAGTCTATGGAGCCTGATACATCAGGAAGATCCATGCCAGAACCAGTCATCCAAGAGGCATCTTCCACAAG TGAAACTGTTATGGAGGTTGTGAAAGCAGACTCTGTGACTGAAGACAAAGAGTCGTCACATGAGATAAATAAGAAAGAGGAAAGGTCCAGGGATAGGGAGAAAGACAGTAGAAAGGAAAGACCTCACCGCCGCTCCCGTTCTCATTCCCACTATCGCAAACGACGCTCTCGTTCAAG atcctACTCTCCACGTAGAAGGCAGAGTCCCAGAAGGAGATTGTCTCCACGTCGAAGAAGCCCACCCAGAAGGGGCCCTACCAGCTCCAGAAACAGACACAGGCGTTCTCCTGTCCGCAG GAGGCGCTCTCGCTCTGCTTCATCATATGGCAGTAGCTCCTCACGCTCTCACTCACCCAAAAAACTAATGAAAAGAATATCCAACTCACCCCTGCGAAAACCCCCCCACATTATTGATGCCTCCATTAGCCCCCCCAGGAAAGACAGGCGATCGCCATCACCACGGGCGAGAAGGGGAAGAGGTTCAGCATCTCCTCCCAGATCATCTG GTTTTAAGAGAAAAGCTGGTGCAAGGGGTGATTCACCTTCGGATAACATTAAAACCAGGCACTCTGGGTCCGAATCAG aTGAGGATAAACTTGAGAAAGGCACAGCAGCAGATTCAGTGCAACAGAGACGACAATATCGCAGACAAAATCGGGAGTCATCTTCAG ATTCAGGATCCTCCTCCTCAGAAGATGAAATATCTAAGAGGCCAAAGGCAGGACCAGGTGCAAGAAATGGGGATGTTCGGAAGAGACGTAGCCACACACCTTCCATGCGTAGGCGACCCAGAGATGCCTCTCCTAG GAAAAGGCGATCACCATCTCCTGGTGCACGCAGACGCCGTTCTCCAACTCCCCCAAGGCGTCGCAGATCGCCTTCTCCGAGACGAAG GTCTCCTTCCCCACCTCCCCGTAGACGATCTCCTTCCAACAGACGTTATTCACCTCCAATCCAGCGTCGTTACAGCTCTTCACCTGTTCCGACTCAGAAGAGGAAATTATCTAGCTCTCCCACAAGGCGTGCTTCACCGGGAGGGAAACGGCGCACTTCTAGATCCCCAAAACGTAGAGGCTCTCCTGCTCAGCGGAGGCGCACAcctccctcctcttcttccccCCCTAGACAGAGAAGAAGCCCCATGGCAGCTTCCGGTCGGCCAAGTAGGGACGCACGATCGCCTCCAGCAGCAGCTTCAAGCCATCGCTCCACTTCCCCTGCAAGCCGCAGCCGTGCTATCAGAGGTTCCAACAGTCCTGTGCGACGTTTTGAAACCTCCAACCAGCGAAGACACTCACCATCACACAATGAAAAGCCTATCAGACGAGTTTCACGTACCCCAGAGCCACGCAACAACCAGAG ACCTTCACCGAGTGCCCAGCCTTTGAGAAGGGTTTCCTCCAGGTCTCGATCCCTTTCCCCTCAGCCAGCAGCTGTGAAACGCCCAGCACTTGCGTCCGCCTCCCCGTCACCATCTCGCTCTGCCAGTGTGTCCCCGCCACCAGCCAAGAAGGCCAGCAGTGGTTCTGGCAGCCGGTCACCTAGCAAG AATTCAGATGTTGATGGCAGcgcaaagaaaaagaagaagaagaaggagaagaagcatAAAAAAGACAAGAAGCATAAGAAGCACAAGAAGCATAAGAAGGAGAAGAGCGGCAACGCAGGGACTGGAGACAGCCAGCAGAACCAGGGTGGGGATGAAGATG GAATCAGAGAGTGA